From the Actinomadura luzonensis genome, the window CCAGCGTCTCCCGCTCGCTCTCGCGGGCGAGGACCAGGCAGTCGGCGTCGGCGTGCAGCCAGCGCAGCCCGCCGTGACGCAGCGTGGGCTCGGCGCGGCGCAGGCCGAGCAGGTCGCGGTAGCCGGCGAGGGTGGCCGCGTCCTGGTCGGCCGGCCGGTTCCAGGGCATGGGGGTGCGCGAGTGCTCGCCGTTGACGCCGGTCAGGCCGAACTCGCTGCCGGCGAAGACCATGGGCGTGCCGGGCAGCGTGGCCTGCAGGCCGAGGGCGAGCAGGTGGCGCTCGCGCGAGCCGGTGACCGTGCGGATGCGCGGCGAGTCGTGGGAGTCGAGGAGCTGCCAGGAGTGCACGAGCGAGCGCCACGACATGGCGGCGGCGAAGGCGCGGAAGGTGGCGAGGGTGGCGGGCCCGTCGCGCTCGGGGACCCCGCCCGGCACGCCGAGGAAGTGCTCCAGGTCCAGGCCGGGGCCGCGCAGCCAGGCCCAGACGGGGCGGGTGAAGCCGCCGTAGTTCATGGTGCCGTGCCAGCCGTCGCGGTCGAGGTCGCCGCTCGCGTCGTGGTTGTGCTCGGCGATGAGGGCGGCCTCCGGGCCGAGCGCGGCCCGCAGGTACGCGGCCGCGGCGTGGGCGTGGTCGTCGGCGCCCCGGCGGCCGGTCATGTTGGCGACGTCCACGCGCCAGCCGTCGAGCGGGCCGAGCCAGCGGGTCAGGACCTCGCGCATGCCCTCGCGGACGCGGGGGCTGCCCCAGTTGAGCTTCGGCAGCGTCTTGACGCCCCACCAGGAGTCGTAGTCGCCGGTGTCGCGGTCGAAGTAGAACATCTCGCGCTCGGGGGCGGCGACGTCGGAGACGGCCCGGACGAACCACTCGTGGGTGTCGCCGCAGTGGTTGGTGGTGATGTCGCCGAGCAGGCGCATGCCGCGCGCGTGCAGCGCGTCCGACAGGCGGCGCAGGGCCGCGTCGCCGCCGAGCAGCGGGTCCACGCGGGCGAAGCTGGCGGCGTCGTAGCGGTGGTTGGAGCGGGCGGGGAAGAACGGCGTCAGGTAGACGGTGTCGGCGCCGAGGCTCTGGACGTGGTCCAGCCGCCGCACGACGCCGTCGAGGTCGCCGCCGTAGAACTGGCGGGAGGCGCCGGGCCCGTCGGGGATGACGGGGTCGGCGTCCCAGTCGCGGGGCAGCGCCCAGTCCGGCACGTCGCGCATCGGTCGGGAGCGCTCGAAGCGGTCGGGGAAGATCTGGTAGACGATCGCGTCGCGCAGCCAGGCCGGCGGCGGCGTGTGGCAGACCAGCCGGAAGTCGGTGGCGTCGGTCACGTCGTGCCGGGCCAGCCCGGCGGCGCTCAGCCACCGCTGGCCACGCCGGGTGGCCAGCAGGAAGCGGTACGGGGTGACCGGGTTGACGGCGGTGATCTCGGCCCGCCACCAGACGTCCGGGCCGCCCACCCCGGGGACGTCCCTCGGGGCGGGCGCCGCCTCGGCGTAGCGGGGCTCGCCGTCGTGCACCGCGCGCACGGTCACGCCGGTGACGCCGGCGGCGAGCGGTGCGCGCAGCCAGAGCGTCACCCGCGCGCCGAGGGCGGGCTCCTGGTCGGGGACGTACAGTGCCGAGCCGTCGTGATGCGGCTCCCCGAGGTAGCGCAATTCCACCTATCCCTTGACAGCCCCGGCGGTCAGCCCGGAGACGATGTACTTCTGCAACCAGAGGAACACACCCACGGTGGGAATGGCGGTAAGCAGCGTGCCCGCGGCGAACATGCCGAAGTTGGCGTTGCGGTGGTCACCGGCGATCATGCCGTACATGCCGACCGCGAGCGTCTTGCTGCCGGGGTCGCGCAGGAACACGTTGGCCATGAGGAACTCGCTCATGGTGCCGATGAAGGCGAGCAGCGCGGTCACCGCGAGGATCGGCGTGACCAGCGGCATGATGACCCGCCAGAAGATCTGCGCGTGCGTGGCGCCGTCCACGGTGGCGGCCTCGTCGAGCTCCTTCGGCACGGTGTCGAGGAAGCCCTTCATGAGCCAGGTGTTCACGCCGAGCGCGCCGCCCAGGTAGAGCAGCAGCAGGCCCCACACGGTGTTGAAGCCGAACGCCGGGTACAGCTCGGTCACCTCCGTGAAGATCATGAAGATCGTCACGATGGCGAGGAACTGCGGGAACATCTGGATGAGCAGCAGCGCGAGCAGCCCGGCCCGGCGGCCGGCGAAGCGCATGCGGCTGAAGGCGTAGGCGGCCAGCATCGACAGCAGCAGGCTCGCGAACGACGAGACCAGCGCGATGAACACCGAGTTGAAGAACCAGCGCGCGAACGGATAGGTGTCCGAGCCGAACAGGTTCGCGAAGTTGGCCAGGCTCGCCCCGGTCGGCAGCAGCTCGGTGGAGGCGAGCGTGCCGCGCGGGTTGATCGCGGCCGACACCACGAACACGATGGGGAACAGCGCGAACGCGCAGACGGCGAGCACGAACCCGTGCCTGAGGGCGAGCTTCACGCGTAGACCTCCTCCTGCCTGCGGGTGCGGCGGAAGGCGACCGCCGAGATGAGCGCCACGATGGCGAAGATGAACACCGAGATCGCCGCCGCGAACCCGAACTGCGCCCCGCCCGCGCCGAAGGCCAGCCGGAAGGTGTAGGTGATGAGCAGGTCGGTGGCGCCGACCTGCGGGCTCGCGGCCGGGAACGGCCCGCCCTCGGTGGTGAGCGCGATGGCGTTGAAGTTGTTGAAGTTGAACGCGAACGACGAGATCAGCAGCGGCGTCAGCGCGACCAGCAGCAGCGGCAGCGTGACCCGGCGGAAGGCCCGCCACGGGGTCGCGCCGTCGATGGCGGCGGCCTCGGTCAGCTCGCGCGGGATGGCCTGCAGCGCGCCGGTGGTGACCAGGAACATGTAGGGAAAGCCGAGCCACAGGTTGACCAGGATCACCCCGAGCCGGGCGGTGCCGGGCTCGCCGAGCCAGTCCACGTGCGTGCCGAGGAGCTGGTTGACCAGGCCGAAGTCGCGGTTGAACAGGTCGCGCCAGACCAGCAGCATGGCGAAGGCCGGCATCGCGTACGGCAGGATCAGCGCGATCCGGTAGAACCGGGTGCCGCGCATGCGCGGATGGTGCAGCGCCAGCGCCACCCCCATGCCGAGCGCGAACGTGCCGAGCACCGAGGCCAGCGCGAAGACGACGTTCCAGCCGAGCACGCCGAGGAAGTAGCCGGAGATGGTGGGGTCGGTCAGCGCGCGGGCGAAGTTGGCGAGGCCGACGTTGACCTGCCAGCCCTGCGCCAGGTGCTCGCCGCGGGCGTTGACGAAGTAGCCCTGCTCCTCGTCGGCGGTCCAGGTGCCGTCCGGGCCGCGCACGCAGTCGCAGGAGGCGTCGTAGGCGAGCGCGGCGCGGCCCTCGACGGCGCGGCTGAGGCCGTTGGCCTTGATCAGCCCGCCGGGGGTGGGCACCGCGAAGGCCGAGATGTCCTGGGCGCGGGCGGCGGCCTCGGGCCCCTTGAGCACGGTCAGGCCGGGCGCGGAGACGACCTTGCCGGTCAGGCCCAGCTCGGCCCCGGCCAGCGGGGTCAGGCCCGCGGGGTCGCCGAGGGAGACCTGCTTGGTCTTCGGGTCCACCAGCAGGAACACCAGCTCGTCGCCGCGCAGGGCGGGGGTCAGCGCGTACTCGGGCGAGCCGGGCGCCTGGCGGACCGAGCCGGTCTCGATGGCGGTGACCGCCTCGGCCTTGGTGCCGCGGTGCCCGTCGCCGAAGTTGGTGAACGCGGTGGTCGCCGTGTACACGACGGGGAAGACCTGGAAGGCCAGCAGGAAGATCGTGCCGGGGACGAGGTACTTGGCCGGCACGAAGCGACGGGTCAGGTACAGGAAGGCGACGGCCGCGGCGGCGGCGCACAGCAGCGTGAGCGCGGCCCATGAGCCCGCGGCGGCGAGCGGCGGCACGGCGTACAGCAGGATCGCGGCGGTCACGGCGAGCACCGCGATCCTGCTCACGACGAACGCCGTGGTGATCTCCCGGCGGGGCCGGGCGGGCGGGGTGCTCTCCGCCCGCGCGGCCTCGCGCACGTCCACAGCCACGGCGTCAGTTGTTCTTGAGCGCGCCGTCGATGGCCTTCTGCGCCGCCGCTGCGGCCTCGGCCGGGTCGCCGCCCTTGACCGCGGCGTTCTCGGCGATGCCGAACGGCTCCCAGATGGCGGCCATCTCGGGGATGGCGGGCATGGGCGTGCCGTCCTTGCCGGCGTCCATGAACTTGGCGGCGTCCGGGTCCTCGGCCTGGACCTGCTGGAGCGCGGCGGTCAGCGCCGGGGGCCGCGGGTCGGCCTTGTACAGGGCCATGGCGACGTCGACGTTGGTCACGTAGTTGGCGACGAACTCCTGGGCCAGAGCCTTGCTCTTGCCCTTGGAGGCGACGAAGAAGGTCTGGACGCCGACGAACGGGGTGGCGGGCTTGCCGTCCTTGAACGACGGGACGGCGCTGATGTCGTAGGACAGGCCGGCCTTCTTGACGTCGGCCATCGCCCACGGGCCGGAGACGAGGTAGGCGCACTTGCCGCCGGCGAAGTTGACGATGTAGTTCTCGTTCGTGATGGACGTGCGCAGCGCGCCGTCGCCCTTCTCGCCGAGGTCCTTGAGCTTCTCGAACGCCTTGACCGAGTCCGGGGCGCCGAGCAGCACCTTCTTCGGGTCGGGATCGCCGGTGGCGGTGGCGCCGAACAGCGCGCCGCCGGCCGAGGCGAAGATCGGGTAGACGTGGAAGGCGTCGCCCTTCTGGCCGACCGGCAGGCAGAGCACCTCCTTGACCTTGCCGGCCTTCTTGAGCTCCTTGCCCTTGGCGATCATGTCCTCGATGGTGGCGGGGGCGTCGGGGGCGAGCTCGGTGTTGCGGATCAGGGCGATGTTCTCCATCGCGTACGGCGCGCCGTAGACCTGGCCGTCGAAGGTGACGGCCTGCATGGCCTTGGCGGAGAAGGCGGCCTTCTGCTCCTCGGTCAGGGTGACCGGGTCGATGGCGCCGTTCTGCACGAGGTTGCCGATCCAGTCGTGCGCGCCGATCATGATGTCCGGGCCGCTGCCCTGCTGCGAGGCGGTCAGGAAGGTCGTCTGGTTGTCCTTGCTGATCTCCTTCACCTCGACCGTCACGCCGTTCTCCTTGCCGAAGGCGTCGGCGAAGGGCTTGAGCGGCTGCACCCGGCTGGGGTCGGCCCAGATGACGAGCGTGCCGCCGCCCGCGGCCGCCGAGGCGGGGGCGGAGGTGCCGGACGCCGCCGGGGCGGCCGGCTCGGCGCCGCCGCCGCAGGCCGTCGCGGCGAAGGCGAGGGTCGCGAGTGCGGCCACACCCAGAGCACGCTTGCGCATGAGACCTCCTGAGGTCACACAGAAGCAGCGGCGCGCGAGACGCGCGCCGCCGCGGAGGAAAGCCCGAACGTTTCCGGGACGTTAGCGGCTCTTTGCAAGAATTGGAAGAACTTGCGAAAGAGCGTTACCAAACGCCTATGTGGCTTCTGCAACTTGCGGAAAGTTGCGCTTGACCGGGACGGGCGATCGCGACATCCTTCACCAGAACATCACCCGACCACTCGGGTCCCCGGGGAAGGACGATCATGCTGCTCGGCAACGACGACTGGTGGCGGGACGCCGTCGTGTATCAGGTGTACCCGCGGAGCTTCGCCGACGCCGACGGCGACGGCACCGGCGACCTGAAGGGCGTGCGCGAGCGCCTGGACTACCTGGCCGGCCTCGGCGTGGACGCCGTCTGGCTGAGCCCCTTCTACACCTCGCCCCTCGCCGACGGCGGCTACGACGTGGCCGACTACCGCGACGTGGACCCGCGCTTCGGCACCCTCGCCGACTTCGACGCGCTCGTCGCCGAGGCCCACGGCAAGGGCGTGCGGGTGATCGTGGACCTGGTGCCGAACCACTCCTCCGACCAGCACCCCTGGTTCCGCGCGGGGCTGCGCGACCGTTACGTCTTCCGCGACGCGCCCAACGACTGGGAGTCCATCTTCGGCGGCCCGGCCTGGACCCAGGTCGAGGGCGGCCAGTGGTACCTGCACCTGTTCGCGCCCGAGCAGCCCGACCTCAACTGGGACAACCCCGAGGTGCGCGCCGAGTTCCGCGACATCCTGCGCTTCTGGCTGGACCGCGGCGTGGACGGCTTCCGCGTGGACGTCGCGCACGGCATGGTCAAGGCCGCGGGCCTGCCGGACGTCGGCGCCAAGGAGGGCCCGCAGGCCGAGATGCTCGGCGACGAGCAGGTGCCCTACTTCGACCAGGACGGCGTGCACGACATCTACCGCGAGTGGCGGCCCATCCTCGACTCCTACCCCGGCGGCCGGATGGCCGTGGCCGAGGCGTGGGTCTCCTCGCCCGAGCGCCTGGCCCGCTACATC encodes:
- a CDS encoding glycoside hydrolase family 13 protein, coding for MELRYLGEPHHDGSALYVPDQEPALGARVTLWLRAPLAAGVTGVTVRAVHDGEPRYAEAAPAPRDVPGVGGPDVWWRAEITAVNPVTPYRFLLATRRGQRWLSAAGLARHDVTDATDFRLVCHTPPPAWLRDAIVYQIFPDRFERSRPMRDVPDWALPRDWDADPVIPDGPGASRQFYGGDLDGVVRRLDHVQSLGADTVYLTPFFPARSNHRYDAASFARVDPLLGGDAALRRLSDALHARGMRLLGDITTNHCGDTHEWFVRAVSDVAAPEREMFYFDRDTGDYDSWWGVKTLPKLNWGSPRVREGMREVLTRWLGPLDGWRVDVANMTGRRGADDHAHAAAAYLRAALGPEAALIAEHNHDASGDLDRDGWHGTMNYGGFTRPVWAWLRGPGLDLEHFLGVPGGVPERDGPATLATFRAFAAAMSWRSLVHSWQLLDSHDSPRIRTVTGSRERHLLALGLQATLPGTPMVFAGSEFGLTGVNGEHSRTPMPWNRPADQDAATLAGYRDLLGLRRAEPTLRHGGLRWLHADADCLVLARESERETLVVAARRAPGAPLPVGVRMQGVYDAADGDEISGDGPSLSVWRVTH
- a CDS encoding sugar ABC transporter permease, producing MKLALRHGFVLAVCAFALFPIVFVVSAAINPRGTLASTELLPTGASLANFANLFGSDTYPFARWFFNSVFIALVSSFASLLLSMLAAYAFSRMRFAGRRAGLLALLLIQMFPQFLAIVTIFMIFTEVTELYPAFGFNTVWGLLLLYLGGALGVNTWLMKGFLDTVPKELDEAATVDGATHAQIFWRVIMPLVTPILAVTALLAFIGTMSEFLMANVFLRDPGSKTLAVGMYGMIAGDHRNANFGMFAAGTLLTAIPTVGVFLWLQKYIVSGLTAGAVKG
- a CDS encoding ABC transporter permease subunit; this encodes MAVDVREAARAESTPPARPRREITTAFVVSRIAVLAVTAAILLYAVPPLAAAGSWAALTLLCAAAAAVAFLYLTRRFVPAKYLVPGTIFLLAFQVFPVVYTATTAFTNFGDGHRGTKAEAVTAIETGSVRQAPGSPEYALTPALRGDELVFLLVDPKTKQVSLGDPAGLTPLAGAELGLTGKVVSAPGLTVLKGPEAAARAQDISAFAVPTPGGLIKANGLSRAVEGRAALAYDASCDCVRGPDGTWTADEEQGYFVNARGEHLAQGWQVNVGLANFARALTDPTISGYFLGVLGWNVVFALASVLGTFALGMGVALALHHPRMRGTRFYRIALILPYAMPAFAMLLVWRDLFNRDFGLVNQLLGTHVDWLGEPGTARLGVILVNLWLGFPYMFLVTTGALQAIPRELTEAAAIDGATPWRAFRRVTLPLLLVALTPLLISSFAFNFNNFNAIALTTEGGPFPAASPQVGATDLLITYTFRLAFGAGGAQFGFAAAISVFIFAIVALISAVAFRRTRRQEEVYA
- a CDS encoding sugar ABC transporter substrate-binding protein, with the translated sequence MRKRALGVAALATLAFAATACGGGAEPAAPAASGTSAPASAAAGGGTLVIWADPSRVQPLKPFADAFGKENGVTVEVKEISKDNQTTFLTASQQGSGPDIMIGAHDWIGNLVQNGAIDPVTLTEEQKAAFSAKAMQAVTFDGQVYGAPYAMENIALIRNTELAPDAPATIEDMIAKGKELKKAGKVKEVLCLPVGQKGDAFHVYPIFASAGGALFGATATGDPDPKKVLLGAPDSVKAFEKLKDLGEKGDGALRTSITNENYIVNFAGGKCAYLVSGPWAMADVKKAGLSYDISAVPSFKDGKPATPFVGVQTFFVASKGKSKALAQEFVANYVTNVDVAMALYKADPRPPALTAALQQVQAEDPDAAKFMDAGKDGTPMPAIPEMAAIWEPFGIAENAAVKGGDPAEAAAAAQKAIDGALKNN
- a CDS encoding glycoside hydrolase family 13 protein, which gives rise to MLLGNDDWWRDAVVYQVYPRSFADADGDGTGDLKGVRERLDYLAGLGVDAVWLSPFYTSPLADGGYDVADYRDVDPRFGTLADFDALVAEAHGKGVRVIVDLVPNHSSDQHPWFRAGLRDRYVFRDAPNDWESIFGGPAWTQVEGGQWYLHLFAPEQPDLNWDNPEVRAEFRDILRFWLDRGVDGFRVDVAHGMVKAAGLPDVGAKEGPQAEMLGDEQVPYFDQDGVHDIYREWRPILDSYPGGRMAVAEAWVSSPERLARYIGPDELHQAFNFEFMLADFHAKSFRAVIEKSLAEAELVGAPTTWVLSNHDKPRHVTRHGSLARARAATLLMLALPGSAYLYNGEELGLPEVLDLPDELRQDPAFKRRGESRDGCRVPIPWTAEPGCGWRDPWLPIPPEWTALSAEAQEHDPDSTLNLYRAALRLRKRHPALGGGTLAWLDSPEDVLAIEREPGLVVVLNTGEEPVLPPVAGEVLLSSGPLAADGSIPPDTAAWIQR